The following proteins are co-located in the Polymorphospora rubra genome:
- a CDS encoding transposase, with amino-acid sequence MLHAEIREQGYRGSQRTVRRHLQPIRHSGLPAPTTPATPTIRQVTAWIVRKPESLAAEDQNHLTQLLTRCPELNAVATCVTGFAAIMDEHRGHDLPEWLTQADAAELAPLRSFTRSLRHDLAAVTAGLTLPWNSGPVEGDVNRIKMLKRQMYGRASIDLLRHRILHA; translated from the coding sequence GTGCTGCACGCCGAAATCCGCGAACAGGGCTACCGCGGCAGCCAACGCACCGTACGCCGACATCTGCAACCCATCCGGCACAGCGGTCTACCCGCCCCCACCACACCGGCAACGCCAACCATCCGGCAGGTCACCGCCTGGATCGTCCGCAAGCCGGAATCACTGGCCGCCGAAGACCAGAACCACCTCACCCAGCTCCTGACCCGCTGCCCCGAACTGAACGCCGTCGCAACCTGCGTGACCGGCTTCGCCGCCATCATGGACGAACATCGAGGCCACGACCTGCCCGAATGGCTAACCCAGGCCGACGCCGCCGAACTCGCCCCACTACGCAGCTTCACCCGCAGCCTGCGTCACGACCTCGCCGCCGTGACCGCCGGCCTCACCCTGCCCTGGAACTCCGGCCCCGTCGAAGGCGACGTCAACCGCATCAAAATGCTCAAACGCCAAATGTACGGCCGCGCAAGCATCGATCTCCTACGGCACCGCATCCTCCACGCCTAA
- a CDS encoding IS30 family transposase, whose amino-acid sequence MGRRGRKRRLDIESEYWLLLASGVGTVEACRRLGIGRKTGYRWRAENGGLPPAVLSESGRSQRYLSLLERHRIATLRRDGMGVRQIAEQLNRSPSTISRELRRNTAAHDHGYDGDLAHARARERARRRRPGRLLVDQELRAHVEAKLELEWSPEQIAAWLRVTFPDRPDWHVCHETIYQALYLGGRGGLRRQLTRRLRTGRPLRKRRRRTTERRTRFSTPGRLIDQRPDSVTRRERVGDWEGDLIIGRGNRSAIATLVDRRSRYLLLVNLPAGHDATAVRDALTATLAHLPASARHTLTWDQGSELAHHDHIAKHLAQGVFFAYPASPWQRGTNENTNGLVRQYFPKGTDLSMHGPEELRRVQDRLNNRPRKTLGWRTPTEIFDEAVRSS is encoded by the coding sequence ATGGGCAGACGCGGACGCAAGCGCAGGTTGGATATCGAGTCGGAGTACTGGCTGCTGCTGGCCTCCGGCGTGGGCACGGTGGAGGCGTGTAGGCGGCTGGGCATAGGCCGCAAGACCGGTTACCGCTGGCGGGCAGAGAACGGCGGCCTACCGCCGGCCGTGCTGAGCGAAAGCGGCCGGTCCCAGCGCTACCTGTCCCTGTTGGAGCGTCACCGGATCGCGACGCTGCGCCGCGACGGCATGGGCGTACGGCAGATCGCCGAACAGCTGAACAGGTCACCGTCGACGATCAGCCGCGAGCTGCGCCGCAACACCGCCGCCCACGACCACGGCTACGACGGCGACCTGGCCCACGCACGAGCCCGTGAACGGGCCCGCCGACGCCGCCCTGGCCGCCTGCTGGTCGATCAGGAGCTGCGTGCCCACGTCGAGGCGAAACTCGAGCTGGAGTGGAGTCCCGAGCAGATCGCTGCCTGGCTGCGCGTCACGTTCCCCGACCGGCCCGACTGGCATGTCTGCCACGAAACCATCTACCAGGCCCTCTACCTCGGCGGCCGGGGCGGGCTGCGCCGCCAGCTCACCCGCCGGCTGCGTACCGGCCGGCCGCTGCGCAAGCGACGCCGCCGCACCACCGAGCGACGGACCAGGTTCTCGACACCCGGCCGGCTCATCGACCAACGCCCCGACAGCGTCACGCGCCGCGAACGCGTCGGCGACTGGGAAGGCGACCTGATCATCGGGCGCGGCAACCGGTCCGCGATCGCCACCCTGGTCGACCGACGCAGCCGCTACCTGCTGCTGGTGAACCTGCCCGCAGGCCACGACGCCACCGCGGTACGCGACGCCCTCACCGCCACACTCGCGCACCTACCGGCGAGTGCCCGACACACGCTGACCTGGGACCAGGGCAGCGAGTTGGCCCACCACGATCACATCGCCAAGCACCTGGCGCAGGGCGTGTTCTTCGCGTACCCGGCAAGCCCGTGGCAGCGCGGTACCAACGAGAACACCAACGGGCTGGTACGTCAGTACTTCCCGAAGGGCACCGATCTGTCCATGCATGGCCCGGAGGAACTACGCCGGGTGCAGGACCGCCTCAACAACAGACCCCGCAAGACGCTCGGATGGCGAACCCCGACCGAGATCTTCGACGAAGCAGTGCGATCATCGTGA
- a CDS encoding IS110 family transposase, which translates to MDPHKRSATIEVMAGDETVVGGGRFDTDRDGYTAMKTYAKRWPIRVWAIEGCQGIGRHIANRLLADGEQIVDVPPKLSARARVFATGQGRKTDATDAHSVALVGTRMAGLRPLVNDEQLALLRILVDRRRSLGEDHTRMVSQLHQLLLELIPGGAKKSLSAAQAKAMLATVRPRDVVGKTRRRVAAELISDLERVYRRSKEADKELKDLVAATGTTLMDLHGIGPSGAARLLVEVGDISRFPNRAHFASWNGTAPIDASSGEQVRHRLSRAGNRQINRVLHIMATVQLRNPTEGRTYFDRKKAAGKTSMEAMRALKRRLSDIVYRRMINDTAAATTTGPGGQRETATDSSATGSHPHAGSSDKSLPGPAATQHRTPLPPAS; encoded by the coding sequence ATGGACCCGCACAAACGCTCTGCCACGATCGAGGTCATGGCCGGCGACGAGACCGTTGTCGGCGGCGGCCGGTTCGACACCGACCGCGACGGCTACACCGCGATGAAGACGTACGCCAAACGGTGGCCGATCCGGGTCTGGGCGATCGAGGGCTGCCAGGGAATCGGCCGGCACATCGCCAACCGGCTGCTGGCCGATGGCGAGCAGATCGTGGATGTGCCGCCGAAGCTGTCCGCCCGGGCGCGGGTGTTCGCCACCGGGCAGGGCCGCAAGACCGACGCCACCGACGCCCACTCCGTCGCGCTGGTCGGCACCCGGATGGCAGGACTGCGTCCGCTGGTCAACGACGAACAGCTCGCCCTGCTGCGGATCCTGGTCGACCGGCGCCGATCCCTCGGCGAGGACCACACCCGAATGGTGTCCCAGCTGCACCAACTACTGCTGGAACTGATCCCGGGTGGGGCGAAGAAGAGCCTGTCCGCCGCCCAGGCCAAAGCAATGCTGGCCACGGTCCGCCCCCGTGACGTGGTCGGCAAGACCCGACGCCGGGTCGCCGCGGAACTGATCAGCGACCTCGAACGGGTCTACCGACGCTCCAAGGAGGCCGACAAGGAACTGAAGGACCTGGTCGCCGCCACCGGCACCACGCTGATGGACCTGCACGGCATCGGACCCTCCGGCGCCGCCCGGCTGCTGGTCGAGGTCGGCGACATCAGCCGGTTCCCCAACCGTGCCCACTTCGCCTCCTGGAACGGCACCGCCCCCATCGACGCATCCTCCGGCGAACAGGTACGACACCGGCTCTCCCGTGCCGGGAACCGGCAGATCAACCGGGTGCTGCACATCATGGCCACCGTCCAGCTGCGTAACCCCACCGAAGGCCGCACCTACTTCGACCGGAAGAAAGCCGCCGGCAAGACATCGATGGAAGCGATGCGTGCGCTCAAGCGACGCCTGTCCGACATCGTCTACCGGCGCATGATCAACGACACCGCAGCCGCCACGACGACGGGCCCGGGAGGACAACGGGAAACGGCTACCGACTCCAGCGCGACCGGCTCACATCCCCACGCCGGCTCTTCGGACAAGTCACTTCCCGGACCCGCCGCAACCCAGCATAGAACCCCACTCCCGCCGGCGTCTTGA
- a CDS encoding adenylate/guanylate cyclase domain-containing protein, with protein sequence MPIEQRFHSLEDFLASTMSHVDGVLDDGWGFKFPVKGREIEATVLFADITSFSTRTLAMSPAATLVYVQNFFAWITAEALHGRPGIVDKYIGDEVMVIFSQEFGSEDPLTDAVRAAAAMSRHDVHAYRPHIGIASGRVIVGYAGTALRYNVSVFGAPVALAARCAAVKPSDPEKIMSSTIVMPASDWSERDLNDVLPPRWFEQSDGTKEFDWQPFELLDERSVLMKGVGEVTIREIHNGGMHFPTRSAEDRALHSLRSLRANNRYWPRWEVPQSSKGESSPVHALGLPE encoded by the coding sequence ATGCCGATCGAACAGCGCTTCCACTCGCTTGAGGACTTCCTCGCCTCAACAATGAGTCATGTCGACGGCGTCCTTGACGACGGCTGGGGCTTCAAGTTCCCGGTCAAGGGACGCGAGATCGAGGCGACAGTGCTATTCGCTGATATCACTAGTTTTTCGACTCGCACCCTTGCCATGAGCCCAGCGGCCACGTTGGTGTATGTTCAGAACTTCTTCGCATGGATCACAGCCGAAGCTCTCCACGGCCGGCCAGGCATCGTCGACAAGTACATCGGCGATGAGGTCATGGTCATCTTCTCGCAGGAGTTCGGCTCTGAGGACCCACTCACCGACGCTGTACGGGCAGCAGCGGCGATGAGCAGGCATGATGTACATGCTTACCGTCCACATATCGGCATCGCTTCGGGCCGCGTCATCGTGGGGTACGCCGGCACCGCGCTGCGCTATAACGTATCGGTGTTTGGGGCTCCGGTCGCGCTCGCGGCTCGCTGTGCGGCGGTGAAACCGTCCGACCCGGAAAAGATCATGTCGTCGACAATCGTCATGCCAGCCTCCGACTGGAGTGAGCGTGACCTCAATGACGTGCTGCCGCCGCGGTGGTTCGAGCAGAGCGACGGCACAAAAGAGTTCGATTGGCAACCATTCGAGCTCTTGGACGAGCGGAGTGTACTAATGAAGGGTGTCGGTGAGGTCACGATCCGCGAGATCCACAACGGCGGGATGCACTTCCCAACCCGCTCAGCTGAGGACCGCGCACTCCATTCGCTGCGGTCACTGCGCGCCAACAACCGGTACTGGCCGCGCTGGGAAGTGCCTCAGTCAAGCAAGGGCGAGTCCTCGCCTGTCCACGCGCTCGGGCTACCGGAGTAA
- a CDS encoding NADAR family protein codes for MTIHFYGADEVPYGCLSNFSGHGFDLDGHWWTTSEHYFQAQKFPGTRHAELIRRTATPLRAAELGRDRSRPLRRDWERVKDDMMRRALTAKFTAHADIRAILLDTGDEEIVEDTSTDHHWGRGRSGTGKNMLGRILIRTRTQLRADLTQNANTQGRRQRR; via the coding sequence ATGACGATCCACTTCTACGGTGCCGACGAGGTTCCGTACGGTTGCCTCTCCAACTTCTCCGGCCACGGCTTCGACCTCGACGGCCACTGGTGGACGACCTCCGAGCACTATTTCCAGGCCCAGAAGTTCCCCGGCACCCGCCACGCCGAACTCATCCGGCGGACGGCGACCCCGTTGCGGGCCGCCGAGCTGGGCCGCGACCGGTCCCGGCCGCTGCGCCGCGACTGGGAACGGGTCAAAGACGACATGATGCGCCGGGCCCTGACGGCCAAGTTCACCGCCCACGCCGACATCCGCGCCATCCTGTTGGACACCGGCGACGAGGAGATCGTCGAGGACACCAGCACTGACCACCACTGGGGACGCGGCCGGAGTGGCACCGGCAAGAACATGCTCGGACGGATCTTGATACGCACCCGCACCCAGCTACGCGCCGACCTCACCCAGAACGCCAACACCCAGGGCCGCCGACAGCGGCGATAG
- a CDS encoding SUKH-4 family immunity protein: MPVDDLPLPPAFEAVTAWAGAGRVVRATELDVATWRLPEPQRAALVSCGAPLIDDLVSAVSFHALPTMYRLANSDDPDWVYGAAPGTGEVRAWSSDGSTQFINSTITHWLCSLHMVGNWLNSSPVIDRWDEDGQADQEALAEIADLLDRTRALDPPAIADGDHATHFWPAVLDRWLY; the protein is encoded by the coding sequence GTGCCTGTTGATGATCTCCCGTTGCCTCCCGCGTTCGAAGCGGTCACGGCCTGGGCTGGTGCTGGCCGGGTGGTGCGTGCCACCGAACTGGACGTGGCGACGTGGCGGCTTCCCGAGCCGCAAAGGGCAGCGCTGGTCTCCTGTGGCGCACCGCTGATCGATGACCTTGTAAGCGCGGTGTCATTCCATGCACTGCCGACGATGTACCGGTTGGCGAACTCCGACGACCCGGACTGGGTGTACGGTGCCGCACCGGGGACAGGCGAGGTGCGGGCATGGTCGTCGGACGGCAGCACTCAGTTCATCAACTCAACGATCACCCACTGGCTGTGTTCGCTGCACATGGTTGGTAACTGGCTGAACAGCTCGCCCGTCATCGACCGCTGGGACGAAGACGGCCAGGCCGACCAGGAGGCACTCGCGGAGATCGCCGACCTGCTGGACCGGACCAGAGCTCTTGACCCGCCCGCGATCGCGGACGGCGACCACGCAACCCACTTCTGGCCCGCAGTGCTCGACCGGTGGCTCTACTGA
- a CDS encoding IS630 family transposase, translating to MAEPVRVRSLTDQEGQKLQQIVRRGSTSSVRYRRAMMLLASAGGNRVPVIAQLVQADEDTVRDVVHRFNEIGLACLDPQWAGGRPRLLSPDDEDFVIQTATTRPMKLGQPFTRWSTRKLAACLRKVHGRVIRIGREALRRLLARRGITFQRTKTWKESPDPDRDAKLDRIEEVLDRFPARVFAFDEFGPLGIRPTAGSGWAAASHPERHPATCHRTHGVRYFHGCYSVGDDTLWGVNRRKEGAANTLAALKSIRAARPDGAPIYVILDNLSAHKGQKIRYWAKKHRVELCFTPTYASWANPIEAHFGPLRQFTIANSNHRNHTVQTQALHAYLRWRNTNARHPDVLAAQRRERARIRSEKGIRWGGRPLTAAA from the coding sequence GTGGCCGAGCCTGTTCGTGTACGCAGCCTGACCGACCAGGAAGGGCAGAAACTGCAGCAGATCGTGCGCCGGGGCAGCACCAGTTCGGTGCGCTACCGGCGCGCGATGATGCTGCTGGCCTCGGCGGGCGGGAACCGGGTCCCGGTGATCGCCCAACTGGTGCAGGCCGACGAGGACACCGTCCGTGACGTGGTCCACCGGTTCAACGAGATCGGTCTGGCCTGCCTGGACCCTCAGTGGGCGGGAGGCCGTCCCCGCCTGCTCAGCCCTGACGACGAGGATTTCGTCATCCAGACGGCCACTACCCGCCCGATGAAGCTTGGCCAGCCCTTCACTCGCTGGTCCACCCGCAAACTCGCCGCCTGCCTGCGGAAAGTTCACGGCCGCGTGATCCGCATCGGCCGCGAGGCATTACGCCGCCTCCTCGCTCGCCGTGGCATCACCTTCCAGCGCACCAAGACCTGGAAGGAATCACCCGACCCCGACCGCGATGCCAAGCTCGACCGCATCGAGGAGGTCCTGGACCGCTTCCCCGCCCGGGTCTTCGCCTTCGACGAGTTCGGCCCGCTCGGCATCCGTCCCACCGCCGGCTCGGGTTGGGCTGCCGCCAGCCACCCCGAGCGACACCCGGCGACTTGTCACCGCACCCACGGTGTCCGGTACTTTCACGGCTGCTACTCGGTCGGCGACGACACCCTGTGGGGCGTCAACCGCCGCAAGGAAGGGGCCGCGAACACCCTGGCCGCACTGAAGTCCATCCGAGCCGCCCGACCCGACGGCGCCCCCATCTACGTGATCTTGGATAACCTGTCCGCCCACAAAGGTCAGAAAATCCGCTACTGGGCCAAGAAACACCGGGTCGAGCTGTGTTTCACGCCCACCTACGCCTCCTGGGCCAACCCGATCGAGGCCCACTTCGGACCCCTGCGGCAGTTCACCATTGCCAATTCCAACCACCGCAACCACACCGTCCAGACCCAGGCCCTGCACGCCTACCTGCGCTGGCGCAACACCAACGCCCGCCACCCCGACGTTTTGGCCGCCCAACGTCGCGAACGAGCCCGCATCCGCAGCGAGAAGGGCATCCGCTGGGGCGGACGCCCACTCACCGCGGCGGCCTGA
- a CDS encoding IS630 family transposase — MPRTGRPTPPLTLTDEERATLTRWSRRAKSSQVLAMRSRIILACAEGASNVDVATELGVHLSTVGKWRRRFLKLRLDGLIDEQRPGRPPSIALDRVEDVVVTTLEQTPRNATHWSRKSMAERSGLSKSTIGRIWRDFGLKPHRADTFKLSTDPQFIEKVVDVVGLYHNPPERAVVLCVDEKSQIQALDRSQPVLPMMPGMPERRTHDYHRNGITSLFAAFNIADGTVIGQLHRQHRATEFRKFLTTIDKTVPTDLDIHLICDNYGTHKTPAIRAWLARHPRFHMHFTPTGSSWINQVERWFGYLTEQKIRRGAHKSVRSLEADIRAWITDWNNNPRPFIWTKTAEEILESLARFCRRISGAGH; from the coding sequence ATGCCGAGAACCGGGCGGCCGACCCCGCCGTTGACGCTGACGGACGAAGAGCGCGCGACGTTGACGCGTTGGTCACGGCGGGCGAAGTCGTCGCAGGTGTTGGCGATGCGTTCACGGATCATCCTGGCGTGTGCCGAGGGCGCCTCGAACGTCGACGTCGCAACGGAGTTGGGCGTCCATCTGTCCACTGTGGGTAAGTGGCGGCGGCGGTTCCTGAAGCTGCGGCTGGACGGCCTGATCGACGAGCAGCGGCCGGGCCGCCCGCCCTCGATCGCTCTGGACCGGGTCGAGGACGTCGTGGTGACGACCCTGGAACAGACCCCCCGCAACGCCACACACTGGTCCCGCAAATCGATGGCAGAGCGGTCCGGGCTGTCGAAGTCGACGATCGGGCGGATCTGGCGGGACTTCGGCCTCAAACCCCACCGGGCCGACACGTTCAAGCTGTCCACCGACCCGCAGTTCATCGAGAAGGTCGTCGACGTCGTCGGCCTGTACCACAACCCGCCCGAACGGGCCGTGGTCCTCTGCGTGGACGAGAAATCCCAGATCCAGGCACTGGACCGCTCGCAACCGGTCCTGCCGATGATGCCCGGCATGCCCGAACGCCGCACCCACGACTACCACCGCAACGGCATCACCAGCCTGTTCGCCGCGTTCAACATCGCCGACGGCACCGTGATCGGCCAACTCCACCGCCAGCACCGCGCCACCGAGTTCCGCAAGTTCCTGACCACGATCGACAAGACCGTGCCCACCGACCTCGACATCCACCTGATCTGCGACAACTACGGCACCCACAAGACCCCGGCCATCCGGGCCTGGCTCGCCCGGCACCCCCGCTTCCACATGCACTTCACCCCGACCGGCTCGTCCTGGATCAACCAGGTCGAACGCTGGTTCGGCTACCTCACCGAACAGAAGATCCGCCGCGGCGCCCACAAAAGCGTCCGGTCCCTCGAAGCCGACATCCGAGCGTGGATCACCGACTGGAACAACAACCCACGCCCATTCATCTGGACCAAGACCGCCGAAGAGATCCTCGAATCACTCGCCCGATTTTGTAGGCGAATTTCTGGCGCAGGACACTAG
- a CDS encoding SMI1/KNR4 family protein yields MADHDHKTIAIEAPQPDIGSPDAVTLWRPVGQAELDLVAASGWRAWPHAPEQPAFSAVLNRQYASKISRERKVPAEGVGYVAQFAVERSFLEHYEIRHANRCDEREYLIPAAEVADLNAHIIGAITEEADYRGPVSDSEFTEAEAALGRPLPGAWRSYLQGQSWFRRGWMTTGAYVWLNTPREMLELHQVWDESTDAHPAIAIIGGDGSREQLVLDLRGDPAPVLLVSCARNSPTKSGE; encoded by the coding sequence GTGGCCGACCATGATCACAAAACGATCGCGATTGAGGCTCCGCAGCCTGATATCGGCAGCCCTGACGCCGTCACTCTGTGGCGGCCCGTCGGGCAGGCTGAACTGGATCTTGTCGCGGCGTCGGGGTGGCGGGCGTGGCCGCATGCACCGGAGCAGCCGGCCTTCTCCGCCGTACTCAACCGTCAGTACGCCTCGAAGATCAGCCGGGAGCGGAAGGTGCCAGCGGAAGGTGTCGGCTACGTGGCCCAGTTCGCCGTCGAGCGGTCGTTCCTGGAGCATTACGAGATCCGCCACGCCAACCGCTGCGACGAACGGGAGTACCTGATCCCGGCCGCGGAGGTCGCCGATCTCAATGCCCACATCATTGGCGCGATCACCGAAGAAGCCGACTACCGTGGGCCGGTGAGCGACTCGGAGTTCACCGAGGCCGAAGCGGCCCTGGGCCGGCCTCTGCCTGGGGCATGGCGCAGCTACCTTCAGGGCCAGTCGTGGTTTAGGCGAGGGTGGATGACCACCGGGGCATACGTGTGGCTCAACACGCCACGCGAGATGCTCGAGCTGCATCAGGTGTGGGACGAGAGCACCGACGCACATCCTGCCATCGCGATCATCGGCGGTGACGGCTCCCGCGAACAACTCGTGCTCGACCTACGCGGCGACCCCGCGCCGGTACTGCTAGTGTCCTGCGCCAGAAATTCGCCTACAAAATCGGGCGAGTGA
- a CDS encoding Imm1 family immunity protein — protein MRVTWAYDCGDHRDTHEVDTTDPTAFDRLLRQIHERDEPVVVTIYDEPTGDTDDLPPGVQIGLGHATHAFIVHITDDGGYDTDPGVPAPATAISFDLGGVPTEYPAENLRLRPETAIQKAVAFLRAGGSPVSPPPA, from the coding sequence ATGAGGGTGACCTGGGCCTACGACTGTGGGGACCACCGGGACACCCACGAGGTCGACACCACCGACCCGACAGCATTTGACCGTCTGCTCCGGCAGATCCACGAGCGAGACGAACCCGTCGTGGTCACCATCTACGACGAACCCACCGGCGACACCGACGACCTGCCACCCGGCGTCCAGATCGGCCTAGGCCACGCCACCCACGCCTTCATCGTCCACATCACCGACGATGGCGGTTACGACACCGACCCCGGCGTTCCCGCGCCAGCCACCGCGATCTCCTTCGACCTCGGCGGAGTGCCCACCGAGTACCCCGCCGAGAATCTCCGTCTCCGCCCCGAAACCGCGATCCAGAAGGCGGTCGCATTCTTGCGAGCCGGAGGTAGCCCGGTATCGCCGCCACCCGCCTGA
- the istA gene encoding IS21 family transposase, translating to MKSGREIVEILEAYDLTGSYRAAAELAGCDHHTVARYVKLRAEGRSPEERAQRSRPIDDFMDKIEELVARSGGRIRADVVHRRITAMGFAGGERTTRRAVAAVKKSWQAGQRRVFRPWIPEPGLWMQFDWGEGPRIGGRRTTLWCAWLPWSRFRVVIPVLDKTLPTIVACLDATLRRLGGVPAYVLTDNEKTITVEHIADIAVRNPEIVQVARHYGTTIRTCVPADPQSKGGAENTVKIAKADLVPTSTNLLEQYRKFADLEAACRDFTDQVNTRIHRDTRRRPAEALLEEQQRLHPLPAAPFTVAFGTTRRVNWDCTISVEGVRYSVPHHLVDTRVWARFHGDELIVTAVTDTGPTEVARHERAQPGRPSIVDEHYPPRSRQADTDERVPRARTAEEAAFLALGPGAAAWLVEAAAAGVRGVRRKMTEAVALAKLHGLADVDRALGTAALAGRFADNDLLRLLAHQRDDDAAPTRASETHSLQPGTSAWSTFGTTTGEQ from the coding sequence GTGAAGAGCGGCAGGGAGATCGTGGAAATCTTGGAGGCCTACGACCTCACGGGTAGTTACCGTGCGGCGGCCGAGCTGGCCGGGTGCGACCACCACACCGTGGCCCGGTATGTGAAGCTGCGGGCGGAGGGCCGCAGCCCCGAAGAGCGTGCGCAGCGGTCCCGGCCGATCGACGACTTCATGGACAAGATCGAGGAACTGGTGGCCCGCTCCGGTGGCCGGATCCGCGCCGACGTGGTGCACCGGCGGATCACCGCGATGGGCTTCGCCGGCGGGGAACGCACCACCCGCCGGGCGGTCGCCGCGGTGAAGAAGTCCTGGCAGGCCGGCCAGCGGCGGGTGTTCCGGCCTTGGATTCCCGAGCCGGGACTTTGGATGCAGTTCGACTGGGGCGAGGGACCGCGCATCGGCGGGCGGCGGACCACGTTGTGGTGCGCGTGGCTGCCCTGGTCACGGTTCAGGGTCGTGATCCCGGTGCTGGACAAGACGCTGCCGACGATCGTGGCCTGTCTGGACGCGACCCTGCGCCGGCTCGGCGGGGTCCCGGCCTACGTGCTGACCGACAACGAGAAGACGATCACGGTCGAGCACATCGCGGACATCGCGGTCCGCAACCCGGAGATCGTGCAGGTCGCCCGGCATTACGGGACGACGATCCGCACCTGCGTGCCGGCGGACCCGCAGTCCAAGGGCGGCGCCGAGAACACCGTGAAGATCGCCAAGGCCGACCTGGTTCCGACCAGCACGAACCTGCTTGAGCAGTACCGAAAGTTCGCCGACCTCGAGGCGGCCTGCCGCGATTTCACCGACCAGGTCAACACCCGGATCCACCGCGACACCCGCCGCCGCCCGGCCGAAGCCCTCCTCGAAGAGCAACAGCGTCTGCACCCGCTGCCCGCTGCGCCGTTCACGGTCGCGTTCGGCACCACCCGCCGGGTGAACTGGGACTGCACCATCTCCGTCGAGGGCGTGCGCTACTCGGTCCCGCACCATCTGGTCGACACCCGGGTCTGGGCCCGCTTCCACGGCGACGAGCTCATCGTCACCGCCGTCACCGACACCGGCCCGACCGAGGTCGCCCGCCATGAGCGGGCCCAGCCCGGGCGTCCGTCGATCGTCGACGAACACTATCCGCCGAGGTCCCGCCAGGCCGACACCGACGAGCGGGTGCCGCGGGCCCGCACCGCTGAGGAGGCCGCGTTCCTGGCCCTCGGCCCTGGCGCCGCGGCCTGGCTGGTCGAAGCCGCCGCGGCAGGGGTTCGTGGGGTCCGTCGCAAGATGACCGAAGCCGTCGCCCTCGCCAAACTGCACGGCCTGGCCGACGTCGACCGAGCCCTGGGCACCGCCGCCCTGGCCGGCCGGTTCGCCGACAACGACCTGCTGCGTCTGCTCGCCCACCAGCGCGACGACGACGCCGCCCCGACCCGCGCAAGCGAGACCCACAGCCTGCAACCAGGCACTTCTGCCTGGTCCACGTTCGGCACGACGACTGGAGAACAGTGA
- the istB gene encoding IS21-like element helper ATPase IstB: protein MTTTPLRVTGTAGDPLTEAIELTRRLKLPHLRRAMADLVPTAKAQRWDPAEVVRVLLAEEAAGRDQANLRTRRKRAAFPSGKTFGDWDEQASSIPRPTQDALRSLEWVQRKENLSICGPSGTGKSHFCEALGQAAVEAGMTVAWFTIEDLGVMVRRHRPDDSVTRAMSRLIRTDLIIIDDIGLLPVSPDAAEGFYRLVDAAYERRSLAVSSNLHPSGFDEIMPKTLATATVDRLLHHAHVVVTQGDSYRFNQATAGQGVKALH, encoded by the coding sequence GTGACCACCACCCCACTGCGGGTCACCGGCACCGCCGGTGACCCCCTGACCGAAGCGATCGAGCTGACCCGCCGGCTGAAACTGCCGCACCTGCGCCGGGCCATGGCCGACCTGGTCCCGACCGCGAAAGCGCAACGCTGGGACCCGGCCGAGGTCGTTCGGGTCCTGCTCGCCGAGGAAGCCGCCGGCCGTGACCAGGCCAACCTGCGGACCCGCCGCAAACGCGCCGCGTTCCCGTCCGGCAAAACCTTCGGCGACTGGGACGAACAGGCGTCCTCGATCCCGCGGCCGACCCAGGACGCGTTACGCAGCCTGGAATGGGTCCAGCGCAAGGAGAACCTGTCGATCTGCGGGCCGTCGGGCACCGGGAAGAGCCACTTCTGCGAGGCCCTCGGCCAAGCCGCGGTCGAGGCCGGCATGACCGTCGCCTGGTTCACCATCGAAGACCTCGGCGTCATGGTCCGCCGGCACCGCCCCGACGACTCGGTCACCCGGGCGATGAGCCGGCTGATCCGCACCGACCTGATCATCATCGACGACATCGGACTGCTGCCGGTCTCACCGGACGCCGCCGAAGGCTTCTACCGCCTCGTCGACGCCGCCTACGAACGCCGCAGCCTCGCCGTCAGCTCGAACCTGCACCCGTCCGGCTTCGACGAAATCATGCCCAAAACCCTGGCCACCGCCACCGTCGACCGGCTCCTGCACCACGCCCACGTCGTCGTGACCCAGGGTGACAGCTACCGCTTCAACCAAGCCACCGCCGGGCAAGGCGTCAAAGCCCTGCACTGA